A single genomic interval of Fundidesulfovibrio soli harbors:
- a CDS encoding acyltransferase family protein, which produces MGKSGGRRIVSVDFLRGLTVAFMVVANNPGDTMYIYREMVHSHWHGWTAVDFIFPMFLFLVGVSVALAVRRDPPPQGIWLGAVRRAGVIFCTGLVVNGFPSFNLETLRIPGVLQRIAVVYLVTLWLHLKLSRDGVLGVALGILVGYWLLWAFVPVPGLGYPTLDMEYNLEGWLDQMLLRGHIWEYDTSWDPEGLLSTLPCVALALFGVLAGRWLKRGGEDPGWGSVFLIGFWLHLGGLAWDEWFPINKVITTSSFVMFVGGFGLMLTALAHRLLDRAERGRWMAPVLALGRHALPVFVISQIVTQVLYVTRLPGGRRGLGKSLHFWLFDGFFGFVGDRYAASLAWGVGLLLALTLGVMAWDFLVSLHARRTSDWPPTGGRYGVRK; this is translated from the coding sequence ATGGGCAAGAGCGGCGGCAGGCGGATCGTGTCCGTGGATTTCCTCCGGGGGCTGACGGTGGCCTTCATGGTGGTGGCCAACAACCCCGGGGACACCATGTACATCTACCGCGAGATGGTGCACTCCCATTGGCACGGCTGGACCGCCGTGGATTTCATCTTCCCCATGTTCCTCTTCCTCGTGGGCGTCTCCGTGGCGCTTGCCGTCCGCCGGGACCCGCCGCCCCAGGGGATCTGGCTTGGCGCGGTGAGGCGCGCGGGCGTCATCTTCTGCACGGGCCTGGTCGTGAACGGCTTTCCCTCCTTCAATCTGGAAACGCTGCGGATTCCGGGAGTGTTGCAGCGCATCGCCGTGGTCTACCTGGTCACGCTCTGGCTGCACCTGAAGCTCTCCAGGGACGGGGTGCTGGGCGTGGCCCTGGGCATCCTGGTGGGCTACTGGCTGCTTTGGGCCTTCGTACCGGTGCCGGGGCTGGGCTATCCGACCCTGGACATGGAGTACAACCTGGAAGGCTGGCTGGACCAGATGCTCCTGCGCGGCCACATCTGGGAATACGACACCTCGTGGGACCCCGAGGGCCTGTTGTCCACGCTGCCCTGCGTGGCCCTGGCCCTGTTCGGGGTGCTCGCCGGCCGCTGGCTCAAGCGCGGCGGGGAGGACCCGGGCTGGGGCTCCGTGTTCCTGATCGGGTTCTGGCTGCACCTGGGCGGGCTGGCCTGGGACGAATGGTTTCCCATCAACAAGGTCATCACCACCAGCTCTTTCGTGATGTTCGTGGGCGGCTTCGGCCTGATGCTCACCGCCCTGGCCCATCGCCTGCTGGACAGGGCGGAGCGCGGGCGCTGGATGGCCCCGGTCCTGGCTCTGGGCAGGCACGCCCTGCCCGTATTCGTGATCTCGCAGATCGTGACCCAGGTGCTCTACGTCACACGTTTGCCCGGCGGCAGGAGGGGGCTTGGCAAAAGCCTGCACTTCTGGCTCTTCGACGGATTCTTCGGCTTCGTCGGGGACAGGTATGCTGCCTCCCTGGCCTGGGGCGTGGGGCTGCTCCTGGCGTTGACGCTCGGGGTGATGGCCTGGGATTTCCTCGTCTCCCTGCACGCCCGCAGAACCAGCGATTGGCCCCCCACCGGCGGGCGGTACGGGGTCCGCAAGTAG
- a CDS encoding methyl-accepting chemotaxis protein: protein MNNIRVGVRLVAAFIVVSVLTSVVGLVGYLGLNSAKDHVDASTRLYIPAITELTTIRFNLRNIVVAQRTLLTESILPQERQRQRDNIQNARKNYREALDRFEKLNHSQEALAAWGVFKTILPETREINDKITEVVEAWEKNLDNKSLALEAEKAVIERGGEVNRKLNDALGKVIAIYARSAEADSLEADAAISWQNKLLLSLAIAAPILSVLVGVYVTRTIVRPLRGAMNFSGAVAEGNLNASLDVHQKDEVGRLADGLRAMVAALKEKIAEADQKSAQAEREAEAARVATAEAQEAKAQAERAKAEGMLQAANELEGVVEIVTSASEQLAAQVEQSSRGAEGQAQRVGETATAMEEMNATVLEVARNASQAAETSDRARMKAEEGSQVVGRVVEGIGEVQKNSLKLKQDMTELGQQAEGIGRIMGVISDIADQTNLLALNAAIEAARAGDAGRGFAVVADEVRKLAEKTMTATKEVGDAIRGIQQGTQSNVVNVEKAAGIIAEATELAARSGEALREIVTLVDLSSDQVRAIATASEQQSAASEEINRSIEDISRISAETSEGMRQSALAVEELANQAQVLKNLIGQMQAEGSGAALPAGGSQLRLAAVAHKKPRALAA from the coding sequence GTGAATAACATTCGCGTTGGAGTCAGGCTGGTTGCCGCGTTTATCGTCGTATCGGTGCTCACGTCCGTTGTCGGGCTCGTTGGATATCTCGGGCTCAACTCGGCCAAAGACCATGTAGATGCGAGCACAAGGCTCTACATTCCGGCGATCACCGAATTGACCACCATCCGCTTCAACCTGCGCAACATCGTCGTGGCGCAGCGCACGCTGCTGACGGAGTCCATCCTGCCGCAGGAGCGCCAGCGCCAGAGGGACAACATCCAGAACGCCCGCAAAAACTACCGGGAGGCCCTGGACCGCTTCGAGAAGCTCAACCATTCCCAGGAGGCCCTGGCCGCCTGGGGCGTCTTCAAGACAATCCTGCCGGAAACCCGCGAGATCAACGATAAGATCACCGAGGTCGTGGAGGCCTGGGAGAAGAACCTCGATAACAAGTCCCTGGCGCTCGAAGCGGAGAAGGCCGTGATCGAGCGGGGCGGCGAGGTCAACCGCAAGCTCAACGACGCCCTGGGCAAGGTCATCGCGATCTATGCGCGAAGCGCCGAGGCCGACTCCCTGGAGGCCGACGCCGCCATCAGCTGGCAGAACAAGCTGCTGCTGTCGCTGGCCATTGCCGCGCCCATCCTTTCGGTGCTGGTCGGCGTGTACGTGACACGCACCATCGTGCGTCCGCTCAGGGGGGCCATGAATTTCTCCGGGGCCGTCGCGGAAGGCAACCTCAACGCCAGCCTGGACGTGCATCAGAAGGACGAGGTGGGCAGGCTGGCTGACGGCCTGCGCGCCATGGTGGCCGCCCTGAAGGAGAAGATTGCCGAGGCCGACCAGAAGAGCGCCCAGGCCGAGCGCGAGGCCGAGGCCGCGCGCGTGGCCACGGCCGAGGCCCAGGAAGCCAAGGCCCAGGCGGAGCGCGCCAAGGCAGAGGGCATGCTCCAGGCCGCCAACGAGCTTGAAGGCGTGGTGGAGATCGTCACCAGCGCCTCGGAGCAGCTCGCGGCGCAGGTGGAGCAGTCCAGCCGGGGCGCCGAGGGCCAGGCCCAGCGCGTGGGCGAGACAGCCACCGCCATGGAGGAGATGAACGCCACCGTGCTGGAGGTGGCCCGCAACGCCTCCCAGGCCGCCGAAACCTCCGACAGGGCCAGGATGAAGGCCGAGGAAGGCTCGCAGGTGGTGGGCCGCGTGGTGGAGGGCATCGGCGAGGTGCAGAAGAATTCCCTGAAGCTCAAGCAGGACATGACCGAGCTCGGCCAGCAGGCCGAAGGCATCGGCAGGATCATGGGCGTCATCTCCGACATCGCGGACCAGACCAACCTGCTGGCGCTCAACGCCGCCATCGAGGCCGCCCGCGCGGGCGACGCCGGACGGGGCTTCGCGGTGGTGGCCGACGAGGTGCGCAAGCTGGCCGAGAAGACCATGACCGCCACCAAGGAAGTGGGCGACGCCATCCGGGGCATCCAGCAGGGAACCCAGAGCAACGTCGTCAACGTGGAGAAGGCCGCCGGGATCATCGCCGAGGCCACTGAGCTGGCCGCCAGGTCCGGCGAGGCCCTGCGCGAGATCGTCACCCTGGTGGACCTCTCCTCCGACCAGGTGCGCGCCATCGCCACGGCCTCGGAGCAGCAGTCCGCCGCCAGCGAGGAGATCAACCGCTCCATAGAGGACATCAGCAGGATTTCCGCCGAGACCTCCGAGGGCATGCGCCAGTCCGCCCTGGCCGTGGAGGAGCTGGCCAACCAGGCCCAGGTGCTCAAGAACCTCATCGGGCAGATGCAGGCCGAAGGCTCGGGCGCGGCCCTGCCCGCGGGGGGCTCCCAGCTGCGCCTGGCGGCGGTGGCTCACAAGAAGCCCCGGGCCCTGGCAGCCTAG
- a CDS encoding L-serine ammonia-lyase: protein MNPVTTSIFELFKVGPGPSSSHTIGPMLASVEFMAQAAELPSQTLDRAAGLRVTLLGSLAATGRGHGTVRAVLAGLMGNRPQSCPPDILDSLSGFESGTVLLAGRTLPLREADIVFDMLARAERHPNTMIFRLLDVDGAALFEREAYSVGGGFIEWRDQPPAQRPAPAYPYDSMLGFREVLAATGLTLPEVMIANEAALTGQTPKQIEARIEDVMRAMEDAVERGLETEGVLPGPLGLNRKAKALFERYRQDPQMHDRPILALCACAFAASEENAAGHTIVTAPTSGGSGVLAAVLYVTKNLRPTAGVFRKALRDGMLAAALVGMLAKHNASVSGAEVGCQGEVGVASAMSAAFLAQVYGHEAKLVENAAETALEHHLGLTCDPVQGYVQIPCIERNAMGAVKAYAAYQIAAAVVSSYHMVGLDQAIKAMAETGRDMCAKYKETAQGGLATTVRC from the coding sequence ATGAACCCCGTGACCACCTCCATTTTCGAGCTGTTCAAGGTCGGGCCCGGCCCTTCGAGTTCCCACACCATCGGCCCCATGCTCGCCTCGGTCGAGTTCATGGCCCAGGCCGCCGAACTGCCCAGCCAGACCCTGGACCGGGCGGCGGGCCTGCGGGTGACGCTGCTCGGCTCCCTGGCGGCCACGGGCCGGGGCCACGGCACCGTGCGGGCCGTGCTGGCCGGGCTCATGGGCAACCGGCCCCAGAGCTGCCCCCCGGACATCCTGGACAGCCTCTCCGGGTTCGAGTCCGGCACGGTGCTGCTGGCCGGGCGGACCCTGCCGCTGCGCGAGGCCGACATCGTCTTCGACATGCTCGCCAGGGCGGAGCGCCATCCCAACACCATGATCTTCCGCCTGCTGGACGTCGATGGAGCCGCCCTGTTCGAGCGCGAGGCCTACTCCGTGGGCGGCGGGTTCATCGAATGGCGGGACCAGCCCCCGGCCCAGCGCCCGGCTCCGGCCTATCCCTACGACTCCATGCTCGGTTTCAGGGAGGTGCTGGCCGCCACGGGCCTGACCCTGCCCGAGGTGATGATCGCCAACGAGGCCGCCCTCACCGGGCAGACCCCCAAGCAGATCGAGGCCCGCATCGAGGACGTGATGCGCGCCATGGAGGACGCCGTGGAGCGCGGCCTGGAGACCGAGGGCGTGCTGCCCGGGCCGCTGGGGCTCAACCGCAAGGCCAAGGCCCTCTTCGAGCGCTACCGGCAGGACCCCCAGATGCACGACAGGCCCATCCTGGCCCTGTGCGCCTGCGCCTTCGCCGCTTCGGAGGAGAACGCCGCCGGGCACACCATCGTCACCGCGCCCACTTCGGGCGGTTCGGGCGTGCTGGCTGCGGTGCTCTACGTCACCAAGAACCTGCGGCCCACGGCCGGGGTGTTCCGCAAGGCCCTGCGCGACGGCATGCTGGCCGCCGCCCTGGTGGGGATGCTGGCCAAGCACAACGCCTCGGTGAGCGGGGCTGAGGTGGGCTGCCAGGGCGAGGTGGGGGTGGCCTCGGCCATGTCCGCCGCGTTCCTGGCCCAGGTCTACGGGCATGAGGCCAAGCTGGTGGAGAACGCGGCGGAGACCGCGCTGGAGCACCACCTGGGGCTCACCTGCGACCCGGTGCAGGGCTACGTGCAGATTCCCTGCATCGAGCGCAACGCCATGGGCGCGGTGAAGGCCTACGCCGCCTATCAGATCGCGGCGGCGGTGGTGTCGTCCTACCACATGGTGGGGCTGGACCAGGCCATCAAGGCCATGGCCGAGACCGGGCGCGACATGTGCGCCAAATACAAGGAGACCGCCCAGGGCGGGCTGGCCACCACGGTACGCTGCTAG
- the selA gene encoding L-seryl-tRNA(Sec) selenium transferase, whose protein sequence is MPNTLFRLLPSMDRVLAALEGRPELSGAPRPLVREAAQAFLDAQREEIRSGLVADPSQLEWERLAPRLECFVRSFVRPRFRRVLNGTGVVVHTNLGRSILAESATRAVQSACAHYSNLEFDLDTGQRGSRYSHVEGLLTHLTGAEAAVVVNNNAAAVFLVLESLCKGREVVVSRGQLVEIGGSFRVPEVMAKSGAILKEVGATNRTHLRDYRQAVGPETAALMRVHTSNFRIIGFTKEVPLEELAGLGRELNLPVIEDLGSGTLFDFAQAGLPGEPTVREVVAQGADVVCFSGDKVLGGPQAGIIVGRKQYVDVIRRNQLNRALRIDKMTLAALEATLRLYLDPELARAQVPTLAMICAAPKELAAKARALAGLLRRRLGNVLEASTVPGASRVGGGAFPERDLPTTLVRLEPRDASISADALRERLLGTDPPLVGRIEDGRFCLDPRTLDKNEFPLAAQSLGQALAQALG, encoded by the coding sequence ATGCCCAACACCCTTTTCCGTCTGCTGCCCTCCATGGACCGCGTGCTGGCCGCCCTGGAAGGCCGCCCGGAGCTTTCCGGCGCGCCCAGGCCCCTGGTGCGCGAGGCGGCGCAGGCCTTCCTGGACGCCCAGCGCGAGGAGATCCGCTCCGGCCTGGTCGCGGACCCCTCCCAGCTGGAGTGGGAGCGCCTGGCCCCGCGCCTGGAGTGCTTCGTGCGCTCTTTCGTGCGCCCGCGCTTCCGCCGGGTGCTCAACGGCACGGGCGTGGTGGTGCACACCAACCTGGGCCGCTCCATCCTGGCCGAAAGCGCCACCCGCGCGGTGCAGAGCGCCTGCGCGCACTATTCCAACCTGGAGTTCGACCTGGACACGGGCCAGCGCGGCAGCCGCTACAGCCACGTGGAAGGCCTGCTGACCCACCTCACCGGGGCCGAGGCCGCCGTGGTGGTCAACAACAACGCGGCCGCCGTTTTCTTGGTGCTGGAGAGCCTGTGCAAGGGCCGCGAGGTGGTGGTTTCGCGCGGGCAGCTGGTGGAGATCGGCGGCTCGTTCCGCGTGCCCGAGGTGATGGCCAAGTCCGGCGCGATCCTCAAGGAGGTGGGGGCCACCAACCGCACCCACCTGCGCGACTACCGCCAGGCCGTTGGCCCGGAAACGGCCGCGCTCATGCGCGTGCACACCTCGAACTTCAGGATCATCGGCTTCACCAAGGAAGTGCCCCTGGAGGAACTGGCCGGCCTGGGCCGGGAACTCAACCTGCCCGTCATCGAGGACCTGGGCAGCGGCACCCTCTTCGACTTCGCCCAGGCCGGACTGCCCGGCGAGCCCACCGTGCGCGAGGTGGTGGCCCAGGGGGCGGACGTGGTCTGCTTCAGCGGGGACAAGGTGCTGGGCGGGCCGCAGGCGGGCATCATCGTGGGCCGCAAGCAATACGTCGACGTGATCCGGCGCAACCAGCTGAACCGGGCCCTGCGCATCGACAAGATGACCCTGGCCGCCCTGGAGGCCACCCTGCGCCTCTACCTGGACCCGGAGCTGGCCCGCGCCCAGGTGCCCACCCTGGCCATGATCTGCGCCGCCCCCAAGGAGCTGGCCGCCAAGGCCCGCGCCCTGGCCGGGCTGCTGCGCCGCAGGCTGGGCAACGTGCTGGAGGCCTCGACGGTGCCCGGAGCTTCGCGCGTGGGCGGGGGAGCCTTCCCCGAGCGCGACCTGCCCACCACGCTGGTGCGCCTTGAGCCTCGCGACGCCTCAATCAGCGCCGACGCCCTGCGCGAGCGCCTGCTCGGCACGGACCCGCCCCTGGTGGGCCGCATCGAGGACGGCCGCTTCTGCCTGGACCCGCGCACCCTGGACAAGAACGAATTTCCCCTGGCCGCCCAGAGCCTGGGCCAGGCCCTGGCGCAAGCCCTGGGCTAG
- a CDS encoding aminopeptidase, producing the protein MKSLEHESKNCWDVYASEQDRAAMDALAAGYVSFLSTCKTEREVMRYVRERLAAAGYAESPNGDFTGDACFRIFKGKTVFIARKGKRPLSEGFRLLGAHADSPRLDLKQRPLYEDCSVSQAKTHYYGGIRKHQWLARALALHGVVVKADGTAVEVVIGEDPADPVFTIPDLLPHLAYKQMEQKLADAFEAEKLNIIMGHAPAGSDGATVEGKACDPSDVKCKLKSQVLTLLNKRYGITESDLYSAELQAVPAGPARYVGLDSALIGGYGHDDRICVYAGLEALLAAEQPEHTQIVLFWDKEEIGSEGSTGASSKFFEYCLEDLIHAWEPGARASRVLDASKAVSADVNAALDPDYQDVHEKLNACLIGHGPTLNKFTGHRGKVGASDAHPEYVAWVRNVLDGAGVPWQMAELGKVDLGGGGTVAKFLAKYGMDIIDFGPPVLSMHSPLELASKADLYATMLAYKAFLES; encoded by the coding sequence ATGAAAAGCCTCGAACACGAATCCAAGAACTGCTGGGACGTCTACGCCTCCGAGCAGGACCGCGCCGCCATGGACGCCCTGGCCGCCGGATACGTCTCCTTCCTCTCCACCTGCAAGACCGAGCGCGAGGTGATGCGCTACGTGCGCGAGCGCCTGGCCGCCGCAGGCTACGCCGAGAGCCCCAACGGCGACTTCACGGGCGACGCCTGCTTCCGCATCTTCAAGGGCAAGACCGTGTTCATCGCCCGCAAGGGCAAGCGGCCCCTGTCCGAGGGCTTCCGCCTGCTGGGCGCCCACGCGGACTCCCCCCGCCTGGACCTCAAGCAGCGCCCCCTCTACGAGGATTGCAGCGTCTCCCAGGCCAAGACCCACTACTACGGCGGCATCCGCAAGCACCAGTGGCTGGCGCGGGCCCTGGCCCTGCACGGGGTGGTGGTCAAGGCCGACGGCACCGCCGTGGAGGTGGTCATCGGCGAGGACCCGGCCGACCCGGTGTTCACCATCCCGGACCTGCTGCCCCACCTGGCCTACAAGCAGATGGAGCAGAAGCTCGCCGACGCCTTCGAGGCCGAGAAGCTCAACATCATCATGGGCCACGCCCCGGCGGGCTCGGACGGCGCCACCGTTGAAGGCAAGGCCTGCGACCCCTCCGACGTGAAGTGCAAGCTCAAGTCCCAGGTGCTGACGCTGCTCAACAAGCGCTACGGCATCACCGAGTCCGACCTGTACTCGGCGGAGCTGCAGGCCGTGCCCGCTGGCCCGGCGCGCTACGTGGGCCTGGATTCCGCGCTCATCGGCGGCTACGGCCACGATGACCGCATCTGCGTCTACGCCGGGCTGGAGGCCCTGCTGGCCGCCGAGCAGCCCGAGCACACCCAGATCGTGCTCTTCTGGGACAAGGAGGAGATCGGCTCCGAAGGCTCAACCGGCGCCAGCTCCAAGTTCTTCGAGTACTGCCTGGAGGACCTGATCCACGCCTGGGAGCCGGGTGCGCGCGCCTCGCGCGTGCTGGACGCCTCCAAGGCCGTGTCCGCCGACGTCAACGCCGCCCTGGACCCCGACTACCAGGACGTGCACGAGAAGCTCAACGCCTGCCTCATCGGCCACGGCCCCACGCTCAACAAGTTCACCGGCCATCGCGGCAAGGTGGGCGCCAGCGACGCCCACCCCGAGTACGTGGCCTGGGTCAGGAACGTGCTCGACGGCGCGGGCGTGCCCTGGCAGATGGCGGAGCTGGGCAAGGTGGACCTGGGCGGCGGCGGCACCGTGGCCAAGTTCCTGGCCAAGTACGGCATGGACATCATCGACTTCGGCCCGCCCGTGCTCTCCATGCACAGCCCCCTGGAGCTGGCCAGCAAGGCCGACCTGTACGCCACCATGCTCGCCTACAAGGCGTTCCTGGAGAGCTAG